In the Hemitrygon akajei chromosome 7, sHemAka1.3, whole genome shotgun sequence genome, one interval contains:
- the LOC140729941 gene encoding T-cell-specific guanine nucleotide triphosphate-binding protein 2-like, which produces MAGILSNLYYSAKDVEELVAAYQCEGEMGLQLAIERKSKQFENVRIQIAVMGESGSGKSTLINALLGLVENEKGAAPTGSEETTTKITPYPHPTLPNIQYYDFPGLNTPKFPVKEFMKKTNFSLYDLGIIVTAARFTENDKLLAEALKKAGKPFYLVRSKIDETIRAESRKKSYNQEDMFRRVKANCVSGLQDAGIQNTSVFLYSAFNLDQFDFAKLREVAVSNLSETQKKMFITALPNTSEGAIEIKRKALQHFIQMLSALSGGIGVVPIPGLSLACDLALITSGILFIRKNLGLDEASLIKLAQRVGTSVTDLRRGTEHNWVFGEITRQQVVLLMQRSTLAMALTIAEPLLNFVPILGSIFGATSSFAVTLMMLNSSLDAMVETAKIVLQNAKAAASYEGIGI; this is translated from the coding sequence ATGGCTGGTATTCTATCCAACCTGTATTACAGCGCCAAGGATGTGGAGGAACTGGTGGCTGCCTATCAATGTGAAGGAGAGATGGGTCTTCAATTGGCCATTGAGAGAAAATCCAAGCAGTTCGAAAATGTACGGATCCAGATTGCGGTGATGGGTGAGTCAGGGTCGGGCAAATCGACCCTGATCAATGCCCTGCTTGGGTTGGTTGAGAATGAGAAAGGGGCTGCCCCAACCGGGAGCGAAGAGACCACCACTAAAATAACACCTTACCCCCACCCTACCCTTCCTAACATTCAGTACTATGACTTCCCCGGTTTGAACACACCAAAGTTTCCGGTGAAAGAGTTCATGAAGAAAACCAACTTTTCTCTGTATGATTTGGGCATCATTGTCACTGCTGCTCGGTTCACGGAGAATGACAAGTTACTGGCTGAAGCACTGAAGAAGGCGGGCAAACCTTTCTACCTGGTGCGCTCTAAGATTGATGAGACTATCAGGGCAGAAAGCCGCAAGAAGAGTTACAACCAGGAGGATATGTTCAGGAGAGTGAAGGCAAATTGCGTCTCCGGTCTGCAGGATGCAGGGATACAAAATACTTCAGTTTTCCTCTATTCTGCCTTTAACCTTGATCAGTTTGATTTTGCTAAATTAAGGGAGGTTGCAGTATCCAACCTCTCAGAGACACAGAAGAAAATGTTCATCACAGCACTTCCCAACACATCTGAAGGTGCTATAGAGATAAAACGCAAGGCTCTCCAGCATTTCATCCAGATGCTGTCCGCCTTATCAGGGGGTATCGGTGTGGTTCCCATTCCGGGTTTGTCTCTTGCCTGTGACCTGGCGCTCATTACCTCTGGTATCCTGTTCATCCGGAAGAACCTTGGTCTGGATGAGGCGTCACTTATCAAACTGGCCCAGAGAGTGGGGACCAGTGTAACAGATCTGCGGAGAGGTACCGAGCACAACTGGGTGTTCGGGGAGATCACACGTCAGCAGGTAGTGCTGTTGATGCAGAGAAGCACATTGGCGATGGCGCTGACAATCGCCGAGCCCTTGCTCAACTTTGTCCCCATTTTGGGTTCTATCTTTGGGGCAACATCGTCCTTTGCCGTGACTCTCATGATGCTGAACAGTTCACTGGATGCAATGGTGGAGACAGCTAAAATTGTCCTGCAAAATGCCAAGGCAGCCGCTTCCTATGAAGGCATCGGTATTTGA